Within the bacterium genome, the region CCATCAGCCCCACGCCCCACACGAAGTCCTGGTTCAGGAAGACGCCCTGGTCGAGCGCGGAAGGAACGCCCAGCAGGAAGCCGACCACCGCCACGAGCGTGATGGCGCGCCCTCGCCGCATCCCGCCATCCATCAGCACCCGTACCGCGAGCTCGATCATCGCGATCAGGCTGGTCATCGCCGCGAACAGCAACGCCGCGAAGAACAGCGACATGAAGAACCGGCCGGCCGGCATCCGCGCGAAGAGCTGCGGCACCCAGATGAACGTCAGCCCCTCGTTGCCCGAACCCACGATCTCGCTCGCCGCGTCCGGCATGATGGAGAACACGGTGCACAGCACCATGATCCCGGCCAGCAGCGAGACCGAGTTGTTGCCGAACCCCAGCATGAACGCGTTGAGCGTCGTGTCCTCGGTCCGGCGCAGGTAGATCGCGTACGCCACGATCAGCCCCCAGCCCGCGCCGGTGTCCCACGCGTTCTGCGTGAGCGCCTCCAGCCAGGTGCGGTAGTTGGTCAACCCCTCGATGGAGGGCGTGAACAGGAAGTTCAGCCCGCGCTCCGCGCCCGGCAGCGTGACGGCGCGGATCGCCAGGACGATCACGAGGAACAACAGGGTGGGCATCAGGAACTTCGCCGCGGTCTCGATGCCGCGCACCCCGCGCGCCACCGCGAACACGCCCAGCCCCAACGCGATCGCCTGGAAGAGAACGGCCGTCGGCGTGTAGGAGAACGACTCCCACAGCGCCCCCGGCGCGCCGTTGCTCAGCTCGCCCGCGACCGCGGCGACGAGGTACCGCAGCGCCCAGCCCGTCACCACGGCGTAGTAGAACATGATGGCGACGGCGGTCCACGCGACCCACGCACCCATCCACGCGAAACGCTGCCCCATGGTCCGCGCGAACGCGCCCACGGGACCGTAGCGCGTGTGCTTCCCCAGCGCGAACTCGACGAGGATCAACGGAACCGACCAGAGCAGCAGGAAGACGACCCATGCGACGAGGAACGAGCCGCCGCCGTTCGACGCCGCGACGCGCGGGAACCGCCAGATGTTGCCTGTCCCCACCGCCATGCCCAGCATCGCCAGCATCATTGCCCAGCGGCTCGAGAACAGCTCCGGTCGGGTCACGTGTCAGCCTCCGTCGTCAGAGTTCCATGTCCGCGGTCCGGACCCGTGGTCGGCCCGGA harbors:
- a CDS encoding sodium-dependent transporter, with the translated sequence MTRPELFSSRWAMMLAMLGMAVGTGNIWRFPRVAASNGGGSFLVAWVVFLLLWSVPLILVEFALGKHTRYGPVGAFARTMGQRFAWMGAWVAWTAVAIMFYYAVVTGWALRYLVAAVAGELSNGAPGALWESFSYTPTAVLFQAIALGLGVFAVARGVRGIETAAKFLMPTLLFLVIVLAIRAVTLPGAERGLNFLFTPSIEGLTNYRTWLEALTQNAWDTGAGWGLIVAYAIYLRRTEDTTLNAFMLGFGNNSVSLLAGIMVLCTVFSIMPDAASEIVGSGNEGLTFIWVPQLFARMPAGRFFMSLFFAALLFAAMTSLIAMIELAVRVLMDGGMRRGRAITLVAVVGFLLGVPSALDQGVFLNQDFVWGVGLMVSGLFFALAVLRYGVRRFRETLLNTPHSDIRIGRWWEWVIRLVVVEAVVLVVWWFWQVRSEPLFGRFGIGSVLLQWGIALAFFLALNGWMVRKTRPEVERAAPPEGETVASIP